The Aphis gossypii isolate Hap1 chromosome 3, ASM2018417v2, whole genome shotgun sequence genome includes a region encoding these proteins:
- the LOC114119357 gene encoding protein crumbs-like — translation MDYATPMILPLLLITTIIPVFEGCDQSRQGCRIQEGQCLCGKGCYSEYRYSNYDECYKALKGRRFDFCAQGPCNHNGVCVQTSQEPGYKCRCAGTGYYGSRCETKCYGQNTTTKQEVPFECIVI, via the exons ATGGACTACGCTACGCCGATGATCCTGCCACTGTTGCTGATCACTACGA tTATACCCGTATTCGAAGGCTGTGACCAAAGTAGACAAGGTTGTCGAATACAAGAAGGCCAATGTCTCTGCGGCAAGGGTTGCTATTCGGAATACAGATACAGCAATTACGACGAATGCTACAAAGCACTTAAag GTCGTCGATTCGATTTCTGTGCACAAGGCCCATGTAATCATAACGGAGTGTGCGTTCAAACTTCGCAGGAACCGGGATATAAGTGTAGATGTGCGGGAACTGGATATTACGGATCTAGATGCGAAACAA aatGTTACGGCCAGAATACAACTACGAAGCAGGAAGTACCGTTTGAATGTATCGTTATCTAA
- the LOC114119356 gene encoding gamma-interferon-inducible lysosomal thiol reductase-like, producing MIASTTFSIIFLLVIVTKTSSMDLAAAKKVLIKPLYDVPHVENQNSAPKITVSIYYGSLCSDSVDLFKYQIGPSLAKFHKYVNFDFVPFGNADKKIFEGKWFFKCPKGLTECMKNKWQACSIHVLPSKQQVLANYLVCYMSSTSEVHSGYQCTRNMALYDEYYGKIKKCYMNRELSDSLMIQYSNRTRSVLPKSAQIPSIVINGVYNEFEQDEAKNDLENVICKYLHPRPAGIC from the exons ATGATTGCTAGTACTACATTTtccatcatatttttattagtaatagttACTAAAACTAGTTCGATGGATTTAGCTGCCGCTAAAAAGGTGTTGATAAAACCTTTGTACGATGTGCCTCAcgttgaaaatcaaaattccgCGCCC aaaataacTGTGTCAATATACTACGGTAGTTTGTGCTCGGATTccgtagatttatttaaatatcaaataggaCCGAGTTTAgcgaaatttcataaatacgtCAACTTTGATTTCGTGCCTTTTGGAAATGCCGAc aaaaaaatatttgaaggaaaatggttttttaaatgtccAAAAGGATTGACCgaatgtatgaaaaataaatggcaAGCGTGTAGTATTCATGTATTACCATCCAAACAGCAAGTTTTGGCTAATTATTTGGTTTGTTACATGAGTTCTACGAGTGAAGTGCATTCGGGATATCAA tgtaCAAGAAATATGGCTTTGTACGATGAATATTACGgcaaaataaagaaatgttATATGAACAGAGAATTAAGCGATTCGTTAATGATTCAGTATAGCAATCGGACACGTAGCGTTTTACCAAAATCAGCTCAAATTCCTTCCATTGTTATTAATGGG GTCTACAACGAATTTGAACAAGACGAAGcaaaaaatgatttagaaaatgttatttgtaaatatttacatccTAGGCCCGCTGGAATATGCTGA